The Gemmatimonas phototrophica region CCGCAAGGGACCAAGCCGCCTAAGGCGAGCGCAGTGACTGGGGCGAAGTCGTAACAAGGTAGCCGTAGGGGAACCTGCGGCTGGATCACCTCCTTTCCGGAGCGACGAGTAGGCCGACCGCGCGAGCGGTGGCAGGCTGAAAGTCCCGGATGATAGTCGTCCGCTCTGCACATCCCGATCTTATTTTTGATTGTTGATTTCCGCCCGGCAACGGGGGGGAATCACGCTATTTGACAACGGACGTGGTAGTGATCGTGGGTACTACTGCATTCTCTGTGGCTACAGGCCAGGGGGGATGCAGCTAGGACGAAGAACCTCAGTGAGACGTAGTAACATGTAGTACCGATTGGCGTCGCAAGACGTCGTCTGTTACACGCTCACTCGTTCAAAATAGCGCGTGCTTTGCTTGAAAGAGGGAAAGAGTCAAGCGAACGAAAGTATGTAGGGGATGCCTGGGCACAGAGAGGCGATGAAGGGCGCGGTAAGCTGCGATAAGCGCGGGGGAGCGGCACACACGCTTTGATCCCGCGATGCCCGAATGGGGAAACCCGGCGTGCCGCGAGGCGCGTCACCACGCAAGTGGAGCGAACCAGGGGAACTGAAACATCTAAGTACCCTGAGGAAGAGAAATCAAACGAGATGCCCTCAGTAGTGGCGAGCGAACGGGGTACAGGCCAAACCGATCTCCTTGTGGGATCGGGGTTGTAGGACCAACGGACGCGGCAGGGAACGGTATTCGAAGTCGCCTGGAACGGCGCGCCAGAGACGGTGATAGCCCGGTAGGAGAAACCTAGTAGTTGTCGTAGTTGAGTTCCTGAGTAACGCCCGACCCGAGTAATCGGGCGTGAACCCGGGGGGACCACCCTCCAAGCCTAAAGACTCCTCTGTGACCGATAGTGGACGAGTACCGTGAGGGACAGGTGAAAAGCACCCCTGTGCGGGGAGTGAAAGAGATCCTGAAACTACATACTTACAAGCGGTAGGAGGCTGGGCGTCGCAAGGCGTCACGGCTGACTGCGTGCCTTTTGCATTATGATCCGGCGAGTTACTCCTCAGATGCGAGGCTAAGGTGCTCAGCACCGGAGCCACAGCGAAAGCGAGTCCTGTCACGAGGGCGCATGAGTATCTGGGGGTACGACCCGAAACCAGGGCGATCTACCCATGAGCAGGGTGAAGCTGAGGTAACACTTAGTGGAGGCCCGAACCGGTGTGGGTTGAAAACCATTCGGATGACTTGTGGGTAGGGGTGAAAGGCCAATCAAGCCTGGAGATAGCTGGTTCTCCCCGAAATCTATTGAGGTAGAGCCTCGAGGCGTATTCGCAGGGGGTAGAGCGACTGGAAGGGCGCGGGGGGTCGTAGACCCTACCAACCCCTACCAAACTCCGAATACCTGACGAACGGACCTCGGGAGGCAGTCGCTGAGCGATAATGTCCAGCGGCGAGAGGGAAAGAACCCAGAACCACAGCTAAGGCCCCGAAGTGGCTGCTGAGTATAGCGAAGGATGTCGTCGTGCAGAGACAACTGGGAGGTTGGCTTAGAAGCAGCCATTCCTTGAAAGAGTGCGTAATAGCTCACCAGTCCAGCGTGATGGCGCCGAGAATGGTCGGGATTAAGCAGCCCGCCGAAGCTTGGTCTTCATACTTTGTATGAGGGGTAGGGGAGCGTTCCCGGTGCGTTGAAGTGGGGGTGGAAACCAACCCATGGAGCGACGGGAAGTGAGGATGCCGGATTAAGTACGCGCAAATGCGGGTGAGAACCCCGCACACCGTAAGCCCAAGGATTCCTGCGCCATGGCAATCAGCGCAGGGTGAGGCGGACCCTAAGGCGAGGCCCCAGAGGCGTAGTCGATGGATAGCCGGTCAAGATTCCGGCCCCATCTTATATCCGTTGAAGCAGTCCGGGACCCTGGAACGAAGCGCGAGCGACTTTGTGGATGGTCGTTCAAGGGCGTAGGCGCAAGCCGAGACCTGAGTACGAGGCAAGGGGGCAACTCCGAGCCAAGTCGTGTGGAGTCAGCAGGCAAGAAAAGCGGACTGGGGAGGGTATGAGATGTCCGTACCGCAAACCGACACAGGTGGGCAAGGCGAGTAGCCTCAGGTGAACGAGTGAAACGTGGTCAAGGAACTCGGCATAATGATCCCGTAACTTCGGAAGAAGGGATGCCTGCTTTGGTAGCCAGCTTCGCGCTGGTCGCTCGAGCAGGCCGCAGAGAATCGGCCCAAGCGACTGTTTAGCAAAAACACAGGTGCGTGCCAAGCCGCGTAAGGCGCCGTATACGCACTGACGCCTGCCCGGTGCCGGAAGGTTAAGGGGAGAGGTTAGGGCGCAAGCCCGAAGCTTTGAGCCGAAGCCCCGGTAAACGGCGGCCGTAACTATAACGGTCCTAAGGTAGCGAAATTCCTTGTCGGGTAAGTTCCGACCTGCACGAATGGCGTAACGACTTGGGCACTGTCTCGACCACGCGCTCGGCGAAATAGCAGTCTCGGTGAGGATTCCGAGTCCCCGCGACAGGACAAAAAGACCCCATGCACCTTTACTGTAGCTTGTCATTGGCGTTTGCATAGGACTGTGTAGCATAGGTGGGAGCCGTTGAGCCGGAGGCGCTAGCTTTCGGGGAGGCATCAGTGAAATACCACCCTGTGCTGTGTGAACGCCTCACCGCGGTCGGCAAACCCGATCCGGGACCGTGGCAGGTGGGCAGTTTGACTGGGGCGGTCGCCTCCGAAAGAGTAACGGAGGCGCGCGAAGGTTGGCTCAGCGCGGTCGGTAATCGCGCTTATAGAGTGTAACGGCAGAAGCCAGCCTGACGGCGAGACCGACGGGTCGAGCCGAGACGAAAGTCGGCCGTAGTGATCCGGTAGCCCGGTGTGGATCGGCTATCGCGCAACGGATAAAAGGTACGCTGGGGATAACAGGCTTATCGCGCCCGAGAGTTCATATCGACGGCGCGGTTTGGCACCTCGATGTCGGCTTGTCACATCCTGGGGCTGGAGAAGGTCCCAAGGGTCCGGCTGTTCGCCGGTTAAAGTGGCACATGAGCTGGGTTCAGAACGTCGTGAGACAGTTCGGTCTGTATCCGTCGTGGGCGTTGGAGAATTGAGGGGAGCGGACTTTAGTACGAGAGGACCGAGTCGGACGATCCGCTCGTGTCCCGGCTGTCACGCCAGTGGCACCGCCGGGTAGCGATGATCGGTGGCGATAACCGCTGAACGCATCTAAGTGGGAAGCGCCCCCCAAGATGAATTCTCCCTGGAGCCTTGAGCTCCCTGAAGGGCCGGAGGAGACGACTCCGTCGATAGGCAGCACGTGGAAGCGTCGCGAGACGTTCCGAGCGCAGCTGTCCTAATCGCCCGTGTGGCTTGACTTACCCCCTTGGGGTTTCCCAAGTGGGGCACAGGAATTCCGCAGAGCACACGCTTGTCATGGATCGGCCTCGCCCGAAAGGCGACCGATCCCCTACGATCACACCACCCCGTTTGTCGAATCCGCGCAACACTTGCGTGCACGATTCGCTGGCGACTAGAGCGTCAGGGCCACACCCGTTCCCATCCCGAACACGGTCGTTAAGCCTGATAGCGCCGATGGTACTCCGGGCGAGAGCTCGCGGGAGAGTAGGCCGTCGCCGGCACCCTTGAGCAGCCCCCGTGGGGAGATCTTCGGATCCCCCCCGGGGGCTGTTTGTTTTTTCCGTTTGACTTACATCTTTTTGGCGTGCCACCGTTTCGGCGGCAGATCCAATTAATAACCTTGTGTTTGCTTGGCGTCAACCCCTCTCGCGATCACTATTTTGATCTTTTTTGAAGATCGAAGGATCGGCGCGCGGGGAGCGCACTCGCACTCGCGAAACCCAGCGAGCGACGGCCTGAATCAGTACCACTCATCAGACCCCCTGCCACAACCGTCTTGCCGGTGCCGGACTCGCTGAGCGAGTGCACAACAACCGCGACGCTGTAGGCGGGTCGGGGATTAAAGCACATTGGGATGGCGATGTCAACAGGGGGTCACAACTTTCCCCGCGATTGTCTCAATCCCAACGCCCCCCGTACCAAACACGGCGGGCCGCTCCTCTGCGAAGCGGCCCGCCGTTTCCTCCCGTGTCTCCGGTCACCTGCCCCCGGAACGAGTGCACATCCTACAAGTGCGCCCCGTGACACTTCTTGAACTTCTTCCCGGACCCGCACGGACAGGCATTGTTGCGCGGCGTCTGTTCCCATCCCGCCGGCAACCCGGCGCCCGCCGCCTCCCCCAGCGAGCGCACGGGGCCCGCACCAACCACCTGGGGGACGCTGTGCGCCACCGTCCGAACCGGCGCGTCGTGCTCGCCCTGGTCGGCGTCAATAATGTCGTCCTCGTCCGCCTCCCCCTGCTCCACCGCCATGAGCTCGTCGAGCGGGATATCCTCGAGGATCCCCAACGCGTTGAACCGCTTCGTGGGGCGCCCCACCTCCTCCCGCATGAACTCCGCCGGCATTGGCGGCGGCTCGAACGCCTCCGTGGGCGACGGCTCAAACACCAGCTGCGCCTTGAGGAACCGCTCGGTGAACGAGTTCGCCACATCGTGCATGAGGTCCACGAACATCGTGTACGCATCCTGCTTGTATTCGACGAGCGGATCTTTCTGGCCCCAGGACCGATAGTGAATGGAGGCGCGCAACTGATCGAGATCGTAGAGGTGATCCTTCCACTTCTCGTCGATCACATTGAGCGTCACCAGCGACAACAGACGATCCGCGAAGCCGTTGCCGGATTCGTCCGTCACCTGATTGAGACTCTCCACCTTGAGCGCGAATGCCGCATGCACGGCCTCCACCGCCAGCGCCTGCGCTTCCTCGAGCGTTGCCGGCGGATGCTCCGCGAACGCCGGGACCTGCAGCATGTAATGCATCAGCAGATCCTGCTGCACGTACTCGAAGTCCCAATCCTCCTGCTTGTCGAACGTGGCCAGCGCCTGCTCCACACGCCGCTGTACGCCGCGCTCAAGCATCTTGATGGCTTCGCCCTTGAGCTCCTCTCCACCCTCCAGCGCAAACGCACGCAGCGAGTAGATAACCTCACGCTGCTGGTTCATGACGTCGTCATACTCCAGCAGCCGCTTGCGCGACTGAAAGTTCTGCAACTCCACGCGCTTCTGTGCCTGCTCGATGGACCGCGTAATGAGCGGGTGCGTCAACACCTCACCGTCCTGCGCTCCCATGCGATCCATCAGTTTGGCAATGCGCTCCGACCCGAAGAGCCGCATCAAATCATCTTCGAGTGACAGGAAGAACTGCGAGGCTCCCGGATCGCCCTGACGTCCGGAGCGTCCGCGCAACTGCCGGTCGATGCGCCGCGATTCATGCCGTTCGGAACCCACAATGTGCAGGCCACCGATTTCGGTGATATCGATCTCCTTGCCATCAGGATCGGTGATGCGGGACGCCTTCGCCTCCCGGACCCCTTCGGACAGTTTGATGTCCGTTCCACGGCCCGCCATGTTGGTGGCGATCATGATGGCGCCTGGGCGTCCCGCCTCCGAGACAATCTCCGCTTCGCGCTGGTGATACTTGGCGTTCAGCACGGCGTGCTTCATGCCAGCGCGTGTCATGAGTCGTGACAGCGTTTCCGACGCCTCCACGCTGGCGGTTCCGACCAGTACCGGGAACCCCAGCTCATGCAAGCGCCGAGTTTCCTCGACGATGGCGTTGTACTTTTCGCGCCGTGTCTTGAAGACCAGATCCTGCCGGTCATCGCGCTGAATGGGACGGTTGGTCGGGATCACCGACACTTCCAGCCCGTAAATGGTGTGGAACTCCGCCTCTTCCGTTTCCGCGGTACCGGTCATGCCGGCCAGCTTCTCGTACATGCGGAAGTAGTTCTGGATGGTGATGGTGGCGAGGGTCTGCGTTTCCCCCTTCACCTGCACCCGTTCCTTGGCTTCCACCGCCTGGTGCAACCCCTCGCTCCAGCGACGTCCCGGCATGGTGCGGCCGGTGAATTCATCCACGATCAACACCTGCCCGTCCTGCACGACGTAGTTGACGTCTTTCTCGTACAAGGCATGCGCCCGCAGCAGCTGATGAATGATGTTCAGTCGCTCGCTCTTGGTGGCGTACTCCCGCTCCACGGTGTTGCGGCGCTCGAGACGCTCCGCGGCAGAGAGGTCCATGTCGCGATCGATCTGCCCGATCAACAGCGCGATATCGGGGAGCACGAAGGTGTCCGGGTGATCGGGCGAGAGCCAATCCAGCCCCTTCTCCGTGAGGTGCACCGTGTGTCCCTTCTCGTCGAGCACGAACAGGAGGTTGTCCTCCATGTCCTTGAAGGACCGCTTGCTCACGGGGAGCTTCTTGTCGGCAATGACATCGAGCTCAACGCGCTGCACCAGCTGCTTCACGCCCGGCTCCTGGAGCACCTTCATGAGCCGCTTGTTCTTCGGGCCACCCATCTGCGCCTTGTAGAACTCGAGCGCCGCAGTATCGGTGTCCTTGGCTTCAAGAGCCCGCTCGCCATCGGCCACGAGCTGATTCACCAGTTCGTTCTGCTTGCGTACCAGGCGCTCGACCGAGGTGTTGAACTCCGCATACTGTCCATCACTCTCGTTGCCCACCGGTCCCGAGATGATGAGCGGCGTCCGGGCTTCGTCAATCAGGACCGAGTCCACCTCGTCCACGAGCGCGAAAATGTGCGGACGCTGCACCCGCTGCTCCAATGACACGACCATGTTGTCGCGCAGGTAATCAAACCCGAATTCGTTGTTGGTCCCGTATGTGATGTCGGCGGCATAGACCGCACGCCGTTCCCACGACCCGGGCTCGGTGTCGTCGAGACAGCCAACGGTCAGCCCCAGCCAGGTGTAGAGGTGCCCCATCCACTGCGAGTCGCGGCGGGCCAGGTAGTTGTTGACCGTGACCAGGTGCGAACCCCGACCAGGGAGGGCATTGAGGTACAGCGGCAGCGTGGCCACCAGCGTCTTGCCTTCACCCGTGGCCATTTCGGCGATGCGGCCCAGGTGCAACTGAATGCCCCCGATGAGCTGCACATCGTACGGGACCATATCCCAGGTGATCTCGTGACCGATGACCGACACCGGCGATCCCTTGAGTCGGCGGCAGGCTTCGCGCACCGTGGCAAACGCTTCGGGAAGCAGTTCGTCCAGCGTTTCGGCGATGGCGGTGCGAAGTTCGGCTTCCACGCCGCCGCGCCCGTCCGCCCCCTGCAATTCGCCATCGATGCGCTCCCGCTCGGCGGCATCGGCGGTGTCGTGCTTGGCCGCCTTGAGCTCCTGGATGCGGGCGTCAATGGGCCCGGTCCGTTCGGCCAGGATACCACGGAACTTCGCGGTCTGCCCCTGGATCTCGGCGTCCGACAACGTGGCCAATCGCGCTTCGATCTGGTGAATCTCATCGAGGATTGGCTGGACACGCTTCCGCTCGCGCTCGTGTCGCGTTCCAAACACCTTACTGATCAAACCCTTCAGCATGCGGACCTCTTTACCAGAAAGACGAGGACACCGTCTCGCGGCGCCCGGACGCCTTCCGGCGTTCAGGTCTCCGCGCGCTCCGGCATCCGGGAATTCTCGAGATACAACCCGGTGGATGCGATATACGACGCCACGGACTCCGACACAAAGCCCCGAATGGAGCGATGGTCCCGTACCCGTGCCCTGATTTCGGTTGACGACACATCCACCCGGCGCGTGGCGAGCCCTTGCGCGCGCACACCGCCGTGAATCTCCGGGTGAGGCGGGACGGCCCCGGCAGTGTCCCGATAGAGTACGACCAGTCGTACCAGACCAAGCAACCGTTCCGGTTCCTTCCAGCGGGAGAACGTGGGAACCACGTCGCTCCCAACCAAGAGGTGAAGTTCGGCGAGCGGCCAACGCTCTCGCACATTCTCCACGGTGTCAACCATGTAAGATAACCCGCCCCGCGTGATTTCCACGGGGTCCACCACCACCTTGGGAACTCCCTCAAAGCAGGCGCGGACCATGGCCAGCCGATGCGCGGCGTCCGTCTGCCCGGCCCCTTTGAGCGGTTGCTGCGCGGCCGGGATCACCAGGAGGAGATCCAGCTGCAGCGCATCAATGGCATCCTGTGCGATGAGTAGATGGCCCACATGCGGCGGGTCAAAGCTGCCGCCAAACAGGCCGATGCGCACGGACGCGGGGTGGTGGATTATCGGGACACGCGAGGCGCCGGTCTGGCATACGCCACCGGCGACGTCACGGCCTCAGGCGGCACCCTGGTAGCGGTCGCCGTATCAGTGGCGGCCACTCCACAGGCCACCTTGACGTCCGCATCTCCAGGATACGCCTTCCACATGGCTGAGCACGTTTCCGCGGCATCTTCCTTCCAGCGGATCTTGGTGTACAGCTCATGGAGGCGGAGCCACGACAGGCGTGCGGCCTTGGTCGTGGGGTACGTCGTGACAATGTCCTTCAGGTAAATGATCGCGCCATCGACCACCGGCCGCACTTTGATATAGTGCACGGCCGTGAGGTAGTCCTTTTGCGCGAACCACTCCTCAAGCTGGGTGATGCGCCGCTTGGCGTCTTCGGTTTCCTTGGCATCGGGATACGACGACAAGAGCGCCCGAAGAATGGAGGCCGCCTTCTGCCCCTGTTCCGGGTCGAGTGACGGCCGCCGCCAGAGCGACTGGTAGGCGCGACCGGTGCCCAGCATAGCCGTGGGCGCCAGCGTGTCGTCGGGGAAGCCATCGGTCACCCGCTCAAACGCCTGGGCGGCCAGCAGGTATTCCTGCTTGCGCTCGTGCGTGAGGGCGAGATAGAAGAAGGCCGGCGCCAAAAGCGGATCACGGGACGACAGATCACTGGTGAGCCGCTCAAATCCGAGTTGCGCGTTATCCCACTTCTTCTGCTGAAACTCGAGCAGCGAGGCTTGGAAGAGCGCCTCGGGGGTCGCGAAGTCGCGTGGCTGGAACCCGCGCCCACACCCTGCCAGTGCTGTCGCGACAGCGAGCAGCACCAGCAAGCGGAATTCAACGCGGTTCGGAAGATGACTCATGCGGCAGTAGGTACCCGGGGAATGCGGCGCAGGTTCGCGACGGCAGGAACGATCAGGAAACAGCGCGCGACGCCGGCCCGGAGG contains the following coding sequences:
- the secA gene encoding preprotein translocase subunit SecA — its product is MLKGLISKVFGTRHERERKRVQPILDEIHQIEARLATLSDAEIQGQTAKFRGILAERTGPIDARIQELKAAKHDTADAAERERIDGELQGADGRGGVEAELRTAIAETLDELLPEAFATVREACRRLKGSPVSVIGHEITWDMVPYDVQLIGGIQLHLGRIAEMATGEGKTLVATLPLYLNALPGRGSHLVTVNNYLARRDSQWMGHLYTWLGLTVGCLDDTEPGSWERRAVYAADITYGTNNEFGFDYLRDNMVVSLEQRVQRPHIFALVDEVDSVLIDEARTPLIISGPVGNESDGQYAEFNTSVERLVRKQNELVNQLVADGERALEAKDTDTAALEFYKAQMGGPKNKRLMKVLQEPGVKQLVQRVELDVIADKKLPVSKRSFKDMEDNLLFVLDEKGHTVHLTEKGLDWLSPDHPDTFVLPDIALLIGQIDRDMDLSAAERLERRNTVEREYATKSERLNIIHQLLRAHALYEKDVNYVVQDGQVLIVDEFTGRTMPGRRWSEGLHQAVEAKERVQVKGETQTLATITIQNYFRMYEKLAGMTGTAETEEAEFHTIYGLEVSVIPTNRPIQRDDRQDLVFKTRREKYNAIVEETRRLHELGFPVLVGTASVEASETLSRLMTRAGMKHAVLNAKYHQREAEIVSEAGRPGAIMIATNMAGRGTDIKLSEGVREAKASRITDPDGKEIDITEIGGLHIVGSERHESRRIDRQLRGRSGRQGDPGASQFFLSLEDDLMRLFGSERIAKLMDRMGAQDGEVLTHPLITRSIEQAQKRVELQNFQSRKRLLEYDDVMNQQREVIYSLRAFALEGGEELKGEAIKMLERGVQRRVEQALATFDKQEDWDFEYVQQDLLMHYMLQVPAFAEHPPATLEEAQALAVEAVHAAFALKVESLNQVTDESGNGFADRLLSLVTLNVIDEKWKDHLYDLDQLRASIHYRSWGQKDPLVEYKQDAYTMFVDLMHDVANSFTERFLKAQLVFEPSPTEAFEPPPMPAEFMREEVGRPTKRFNALGILEDIPLDELMAVEQGEADEDDIIDADQGEHDAPVRTVAHSVPQVVGAGPVRSLGEAAGAGLPAGWEQTPRNNACPCGSGKKFKKCHGAHL
- the nadD gene encoding nicotinate (nicotinamide) nucleotide adenylyltransferase; this translates as MRIGLFGGSFDPPHVGHLLIAQDAIDALQLDLLLVIPAAQQPLKGAGQTDAAHRLAMVRACFEGVPKVVVDPVEITRGGLSYMVDTVENVRERWPLAELHLLVGSDVVPTFSRWKEPERLLGLVRLVVLYRDTAGAVPPHPEIHGGVRAQGLATRRVDVSSTEIRARVRDHRSIRGFVSESVASYIASTGLYLENSRMPERAET
- a CDS encoding outer membrane protein assembly factor BamD, producing MSHLPNRVEFRLLVLLAVATALAGCGRGFQPRDFATPEALFQASLLEFQQKKWDNAQLGFERLTSDLSSRDPLLAPAFFYLALTHERKQEYLLAAQAFERVTDGFPDDTLAPTAMLGTGRAYQSLWRRPSLDPEQGQKAASILRALLSSYPDAKETEDAKRRITQLEEWFAQKDYLTAVHYIKVRPVVDGAIIYLKDIVTTYPTTKAARLSWLRLHELYTKIRWKEDAAETCSAMWKAYPGDADVKVACGVAATDTATATRVPPEAVTSPVAYARPAPRVSR